In the genome of Streptomyces sp. V2I9, one region contains:
- the cas2e gene encoding type I-E CRISPR-associated endoribonuclease Cas2e, which yields MSSMIVISATAVPDHLRGALTRWLLEVTPELYVGTVSAKVRDELWAAVTACTHDGLAVLAHPADNEQGFQLRTAGARRREPIDFDGLTLIAFHRESQEMANPL from the coding sequence ATGTCCTCGATGATCGTCATCTCCGCCACCGCCGTACCCGACCACCTCCGCGGAGCCCTCACCCGCTGGCTCCTCGAAGTCACACCCGAGCTCTACGTCGGAACCGTCTCCGCCAAGGTCCGCGACGAACTCTGGGCAGCGGTGACCGCCTGCACCCACGACGGCCTCGCGGTCCTCGCCCACCCCGCCGACAACGAACAAGGCTTCCAACTCCGCACAGCAGGCGCCCGCCGCCGCGAACCGATCGACTTCGACGGCCTCACGCTCATCGCCTTCCACCGGGAGAGTCAAGAA
- the cas1e gene encoding type I-E CRISPR-associated endonuclease Cas1e yields the protein MTPPPATKPLTNGNARRRLAAPTVAMLPRIADSLSFLYLDIVRIHQDDTGVCAEVTSEQRGTETVYLPTAALSCVLLGPGTSITARALTTFARNGTTVITAGSGGVRCYSAAVPESLTTLWLERQTRAWTDDTRRLAIAQTMYEMRFGDGTATNGTSLDKLRGMEGQRVKAHYQLLARQYKIGRFRRSYDPSSWDTQDPVNLALSSANTCLYGIVHAAITALGCSPALGFVHSGNQQAFVYDIADLYKAELTIPLAFSLHASSNPEGEARRSFRHELRLFQLLPRIVTDIQQLLDPDHTYEAPDPAEQMVDLWDPVSGSVPAGINHGKQP from the coding sequence ATGACCCCACCGCCGGCCACCAAGCCCCTCACCAACGGCAACGCGCGGCGCAGACTCGCCGCCCCCACCGTCGCCATGCTCCCCCGCATCGCCGACTCCCTGTCCTTCCTCTACCTCGACATCGTCCGCATCCACCAGGACGACACCGGGGTCTGCGCGGAAGTCACCAGCGAACAACGGGGAACCGAAACCGTCTACCTCCCCACCGCAGCCCTCAGCTGCGTCCTCCTCGGCCCCGGCACCTCCATCACCGCGCGCGCCCTCACCACCTTCGCCAGAAACGGCACCACCGTCATCACCGCGGGATCAGGTGGCGTCCGCTGCTACTCCGCCGCCGTCCCCGAATCCCTCACCACGCTCTGGCTCGAACGTCAGACCCGCGCCTGGACCGACGACACCCGCCGCCTCGCCATCGCCCAGACCATGTACGAAATGCGCTTCGGAGACGGCACCGCCACCAACGGCACCAGCCTCGACAAACTCCGTGGCATGGAGGGCCAACGCGTCAAAGCCCACTACCAACTCCTCGCCCGCCAGTACAAGATCGGCCGCTTCCGCCGCTCCTACGACCCCTCCTCCTGGGACACCCAGGACCCCGTCAACCTCGCCCTCTCCTCGGCCAACACCTGCCTCTACGGCATCGTGCACGCAGCGATCACCGCGCTCGGCTGCTCCCCCGCCCTCGGATTCGTCCACAGCGGCAACCAGCAAGCCTTCGTCTACGACATCGCCGACCTCTACAAAGCAGAACTCACCATCCCCCTCGCCTTCTCCCTCCACGCATCCTCCAACCCCGAAGGCGAAGCGCGCCGTTCCTTCCGCCACGAACTACGCCTCTTCCAGCTCCTCCCGCGCATCGTCACCGACATCCAGCAGCTCCTCGACCCCGACCACACCTACGAAGCCCCCGATCCCGCAGAACAGATGGTCGATCTCTGGGACCCCGTCAGCGGCTCCGTACCCGCCGGCATCAACCACGGAAAGCAACCGTGA
- the cas6e gene encoding type I-E CRISPR-associated protein Cas6/Cse3/CasE: MTLWLTRIVPDTRSPEARRDLNDPIGTHRRIMSLFPSEAGPDPRARFGVLFRTEDTPAGPHLLVQSTYEPDTSGLPDGYGTILARPLDALLDAVRPGLTIRYRCVASPVRKPGATTRALYGLPPVVALTGAAADEWWLRQADNSGIKPLTHHSHPLDAVRGQRRRDGAPPQNIRHARTQFDGTAAIIDTDLLRKAVLSGVGRGKAYGCGLLSIAPARQTP; encoded by the coding sequence ATGACTCTCTGGCTCACTCGCATCGTCCCCGACACCCGCTCCCCGGAGGCACGCCGCGACCTGAACGACCCGATCGGCACCCACCGCCGCATCATGAGCCTCTTCCCGTCCGAAGCGGGCCCCGACCCCCGCGCCCGCTTCGGCGTCCTCTTCCGCACCGAAGACACCCCCGCCGGACCGCACCTGCTCGTCCAGTCCACCTACGAGCCCGACACCAGCGGCCTCCCGGACGGCTACGGCACCATCCTCGCCCGCCCCCTCGACGCACTCCTCGACGCCGTCCGCCCCGGCCTGACCATCCGCTACCGCTGCGTCGCCAGCCCCGTACGCAAGCCCGGCGCCACCACCCGCGCCCTGTACGGCCTCCCGCCCGTCGTCGCGCTCACCGGTGCCGCGGCCGACGAATGGTGGCTCCGACAAGCCGACAACAGCGGCATCAAACCCCTCACTCACCACTCCCACCCCCTGGACGCCGTCCGCGGACAACGCCGCCGAGACGGAGCCCCACCCCAGAACATCCGACACGCCCGCACCCAGTTCGACGGCACGGCAGCCATCATCGACACCGACCTCCTGCGCAAGGCCGTACTCAGCGGCGTCGGCCGGGGCAAGGCGTACGGCTGCGGCCTCCTCAGCATCGCCCCCGCGAGGCAGACCCCATGA
- the cas5e gene encoding type I-E CRISPR-associated protein Cas5/CasD yields MTSPLPEPEPGLLLRLAGPLQSWGLHSHFNERDTSAFPTRSGVIGMLASALGRRRDQPIDDLTALHMTVRTDRPGVLLRDLHTVGGGLPGKATVTTAEGKKRTGDTGTLLTHRVYLADAAFTVALTTPRPTPATQPLLDRCANALRAPRWPLHLGRRSCPPEGPVLLGQSDDALHHLIHLPLAAPPARSRASEHRPVEFLADRPLDFLPAPAHTVSETHEDGTHSSGRLNDQPVSYHPSRRAYRARPLYRRSLLLPDSQFAGLGTQQLTALGHYLDTRLHTTEGSRR; encoded by the coding sequence ATGACGTCCCCGCTCCCCGAACCCGAACCGGGCCTTCTGCTCCGCCTGGCCGGGCCCCTGCAGTCCTGGGGCCTGCACAGCCACTTCAACGAACGCGACACCTCCGCCTTCCCGACCCGCTCCGGCGTCATCGGCATGCTCGCGTCCGCCCTCGGCCGCCGGCGCGACCAGCCCATCGACGACCTCACCGCCCTGCACATGACCGTGCGCACCGACCGGCCCGGTGTCCTGCTGCGCGACCTGCACACCGTCGGCGGCGGCCTCCCCGGCAAAGCCACCGTGACCACCGCCGAGGGCAAGAAGCGCACCGGCGACACCGGCACCCTCCTCACCCACCGCGTCTACCTCGCCGACGCCGCTTTCACCGTCGCCCTCACCACCCCCCGGCCCACCCCCGCCACCCAACCGCTCCTCGACCGCTGTGCGAACGCCCTGCGCGCCCCTCGGTGGCCGCTGCATCTCGGCCGCCGTTCCTGCCCGCCGGAAGGTCCCGTACTGCTCGGGCAGAGCGACGACGCCCTGCACCACCTCATCCATCTGCCCCTCGCCGCACCACCGGCAAGAAGCCGCGCATCGGAGCACAGGCCGGTGGAGTTCCTGGCCGACCGTCCGCTGGACTTCCTGCCCGCGCCGGCCCACACGGTCAGCGAAACCCACGAGGACGGCACGCACTCCTCGGGTCGACTCAACGACCAGCCGGTCAGCTACCACCCGAGCCGACGGGCCTACCGCGCCCGGCCCCTGTACCGGCGCAGCCTGCTCCTGCCCGACTCCCAGTTCGCCGGACTCGGAACCCAGCAGCTCACCGCACTGGGCCACTACCTCGACACCCGGCTGCACACCACCGAAGGGAGCCGACGATGA
- the cas7e gene encoding type I-E CRISPR-associated protein Cas7/Cse4/CasC, with the protein MPMTARFVDIHVVQSVPFANLNRDDTNSVKTVQYGNVLRTRVSSQSWKRAIREEFEDRIGQVALRTRRIGERVALVLSSERGWPQDLAEKAGAHTAAASSIKFEPAKDPQDPKQDVANKVLTNAMVYVPDTAVTELADLAEEFREALQGAKDIRKKTDKSILPSDRVEAILRSRNGVINLFGRMLAEIDNAGVDGAVQVAHALTTHETDVELDYFSAVDDVSALWGDQSGSGHMGHAEFSAGTFYRFATVDLRDLARNIGDRPDEVRELTAAFLNAFIRSLPQAKKNSTAPHTIPDLVHISVRADRPLSYAAAFESPVIAAAQGGYAAPSRTTLSGYAEDANRLLGTGGVVDAGWAGVDAKGLDGLGTRHTSFDALIDSALTSALPSGGAV; encoded by the coding sequence AACCTGAACCGCGACGACACGAACTCCGTCAAGACGGTCCAGTACGGCAACGTGCTGCGGACCCGGGTCAGCAGCCAGTCCTGGAAGCGGGCCATCCGCGAAGAGTTCGAGGACCGCATCGGCCAGGTGGCGCTGCGCACGCGCCGTATCGGGGAGCGGGTGGCCCTCGTCCTCTCGTCGGAGCGCGGCTGGCCGCAGGATCTCGCCGAGAAGGCCGGGGCTCACACGGCCGCGGCCAGCAGCATCAAGTTCGAACCGGCGAAGGACCCCCAGGACCCCAAGCAGGACGTGGCGAACAAGGTGCTCACCAACGCGATGGTCTACGTCCCCGATACAGCCGTGACCGAACTCGCGGACCTGGCCGAGGAGTTCCGCGAAGCTCTGCAGGGCGCGAAGGACATCAGGAAGAAGACGGACAAGAGCATCCTGCCCTCCGACCGCGTCGAGGCCATCCTGCGCTCCCGCAACGGCGTCATCAATCTCTTCGGACGCATGCTCGCCGAGATCGACAACGCCGGTGTCGACGGTGCGGTCCAGGTCGCCCACGCCCTCACGACCCACGAGACCGACGTCGAACTCGACTACTTCTCCGCCGTCGACGACGTCTCCGCCCTCTGGGGCGACCAGAGCGGCAGCGGCCACATGGGCCACGCCGAATTCAGTGCCGGCACCTTCTACCGGTTCGCCACCGTCGACCTGCGGGATCTCGCCCGCAACATCGGCGACCGCCCCGACGAAGTGCGCGAACTCACCGCCGCCTTCCTCAACGCGTTCATCCGGTCGCTGCCGCAGGCGAAGAAGAACTCCACGGCCCCCCACACCATCCCCGACCTCGTCCACATCTCCGTACGCGCCGACCGGCCCCTGTCCTACGCCGCCGCGTTCGAGAGCCCGGTCATCGCTGCCGCCCAGGGCGGGTACGCGGCCCCCTCCCGCACCACCCTGTCCGGCTACGCCGAGGACGCCAACCGTCTCCTGGGCACCGGCGGTGTCGTCGACGCGGGCTGGGCCGGCGTCGACGCCAAGGGCCTCGACGGCCTCGGCACCCGCCACACCAGCTTCGACGCGCTCATCGACTCCGCCCTCACCAGCGCCCTGCCCTCCGGCGGCGCGGTATGA